TAGCCGCGATCTCCTCGATGTTCAGAGCCAGCTGTCACAGGCCGAGGCCGAGCTGCAAATGGCGGACGCGGTTGCGCGGCGCAAGCGGCTGCTCGTGGACAAGCGCTTCCAAAATCCTGTCGTGGCCGAAGAGGCCGAGGCGCAAGTCGCGAAGATCAAGGCGGTCATTGAGCAGTATCGGCGGACCTTGGCCCTCAACGGGATCTCGTTGGGCGCGGACGGGGCGTATTCGATTCCCGCCGCCGCCGACGGAACGGTCGTGGAGGTCAACGCCATGCCCGGAGAGATGATCGAGGCGATGGGGCCCGTTGTGACCATCGACACCAGCGATGAGCTGTGGGTCGAGGTCCAGGTCCCGGCGCGCCTGCTGCCCGCGATCGAGCTGGGCAGTGCCATCCAGATTGCCGGCGGTCCGAAAGGGCGCGTCGTATCGATCGGCAAGTCGCTTCAGGGCGTGACCCGGTCTGCGATCCTCTATGCGGCGGTTCCCTCCAATAGCGGCCTCCTGGCAGGGCAGCTGGTTTCGGTCCTGCTTCAAAAGCCCGCGGACGGTGGAGCTTTCTCTGTTCCCAGCAAGGCTGTTGCGCGCATCGATGGACAAAGCGCTGTGTTCGTACGCAACGACGCCGGTTTCGCGATCGCGCCGGTGGAGTTGCGCGGCAAGTCCACCGAGGCGGCGACGATCGTCGGAAACATCCCGTCCGATGCCATGGTTGCCGCGAGCGGCCTCCCCGAACTCGAGCAAATGCTGGCGGGAGACTAGGGGATGCTGCGCCGTCTGATCGAATTCTCGCTCACGCAGCGTGTCTTCATGCTGCTCGTCTATGCGCTGGTGGCGGCTGTGGGCGTCTACGCCTTCCGCACGATTCCCATTGACGCCTTTCCCGACATCTCGCCGGTCCAGGTGAAGATGATCCTGAAGGCGCCGGGGATGACGCCGGAAGAGGTCGAGACGCGCGTCATCACACCAATCGAGATGGAACTGCTCGGCATTCCGGGCCAGACCATCCTGCGTTCGTCCGCGAAATACGGCGTTGCCGACATCACCCTCGACTTCGAGGAAGGCACCGACCTCTATTGGGCACGGCAGCAAGTGGCCGAACGTCTCGCGGGCGTTCGCGCCGATCTTCCGGGCAGCGTGACCGGGGGCCTCGCCCCGATCTCCACGCCGCTGTCGGACGTATTTATGTTCACGATCGAAGGCGGCGAGCTTTCGCTCGAGGAGCGGCGCAGCCTTCTGGATTGGACCATCCGGCCGGCACTCCGCACCATTCCGGGCGTCGCGGACGTGAACGCGCTTGGCGGTATGGTGCGCACCTTCGAGGTGGCGCCGAACAGCGCCGCGCTCGCCGATGCGGGTCTTGGCGTTTCCGACCTGGCCGCGGCCATCGAGGCCAGCAACCGCAATGACGGCGCGGGCCGGCTCAGCGAAGGCGAGAAAGCGCTCGTGGTGCGCTCGGAAGGGGCGATCACGACGCCGAAGGATCTCGAGCAGATCGTGCTCAAGATGGACGGCGCGCGTGTCCTCCGTCTCGGCGATGTCGCCACGGTCGGAATCGGCAACCTGACGCGTTACGGCGCCGTGACCGAGAACGGCAACGACGAGGCCGTCCAGGGGCTGGTGCTGTCTCTTCGCGGTGCCGACGCCAGCGCGATCGTCCAGGCCGTGCGCGAGCGCCTCGACGAGTTGAAGCCGAGCTTCCCGCCGGGCGTCACCATCGACGTCTTCTACGATCGCTCCGACTTGATCTCGAGTGCCGTCGGCACGGTGACCAAGGCGCTCCTCGAGGCGACGGTTCTGGTCGTCATCCTGCTGGTGGCGTTTCTCGGCAACCTGCGTGCCGCCTTCGTGGTGGCGCTGACGCTGCCGTTCGCCGCGCTCCTGACCTTCGTCATGATGCGGCTGTTCGGCATGACCGCCAATCTCATGAGCCTCGGCGGGCTCGCCATCGCCATCGGCCTGATTGTCGATGCTGCCGTGGTCGTCGTCGAGAACACGGTCGAGCGCCTGCAGCACGCCAAGCCCGATTCCAAGATTCCAAAACTCAACGAGGTCTATAGAGCCGCCAGCGAAGTGGCTACGCCTGTGACGGCCGGCATCATCATCATCTGCCTGGTGTTCTTGCCGCTGCTCTCGCTGTCCGGCTTGGAAGGCAAGTTGTTCGGGCCCGTGGCGCTTACGATGATCATGGCCCTGAGCGGCTCGCTCGTGCTGTCGCTGACGCTCATTCCGGTCCTGTCGTCGTTTGTGCTCAAGTCCGGCGCGCATGCCGAACCGTGGCTCGTGCGCATGATGACGCGCGGCTATCGCGCACTGCTGAAGGCCTGTCTGCGGTTTCCTCTGCCGGTGTACTTGCTGGCTGCGGCCGGACTTGCCGCGCTCGTCGTCGCCTATGGCGCGATCGGCAAGACGTTCATGCCGACGATGGACGAGGGCAACGTGATCATGCAGATCACGAAGCATCCCTCGATAAATCTGCAGGCCAGCATCGACGGCGATCTGTCGATCCAGCGCGCCCTTAAGGAAAAGGTGCCCGAAGTCGAGCGCATTGTCGCGCGCGTGGGATCCGACGAGCTCGGTCTCGACCCCATGGGTCTGAACGAGACGGACATGTTTCTCGTCCTGAAGCCGAAGGACGAGTGGCGCGTTCCAGACAAGCAATGGCTGGTCGAGCAGTTGCGGACGGCCATGGCCGATCTTCCCGGTTACGAGTTTGCGTTCACGCAGCCGATCGAGATGCGCACCGCAGAGATGCTGACCGGATCGCGCGGCGACCTCGCAGTCAAGATCTTCGGCCCCGACCTCCAGGTGCTGTCGGACATTTCCGCGAAGATTCAGTCGACGCTGCGCGGCGTGCCGGGCGCCGCCGAGGTGTCGACGGTCGCCAATGACAGCGTCGACTACATGCAGATCGCCGTCGACCGCCTGGCCTCCGGCCGGACCGGCTTGTCCGTTACGCGGCTTCAGGACGAATTGCGGTCGGTGATCGAGGGCGCGCCGGTCGGCCTGGTCGCGGAACCCGGACGGCGCACGAACATCGTCATTCGCGGCAGCGAAACCGTCCGCGAGGATCCCGACATCTTCGCTATGACCCAGTTCGCCGCGGGCGATGGCGGCCTCGTGCGCGTGGGCGATGTCGCCCAGCTTGAGCGCGTTGCAGGGCCCATCAAGATCAGTCGGGAAAACGCATCGCGGTTCGCCGTGGTGCAGGCCTACGTGACCGGCCGCGATCTCGTCGGGTTTGTCGAGGAAGCACAGCGCGCGGTCGCCGAGAAGGTTCAGCTGCCGCAGGGCTACCGCCTGGTCTGGGGCGGTCAGTTCGAGAACCAGCGCCGTGCGGCGACGCGTTTGTCCATCGTCATTCCGATCGCGCTCGTCCTGATCTTTGGCGTTCTGTTCGCGACGCTGCGTTCCATGCGGCAATCACTGCTGATCCTCGCCAACGTCCCGTTCGCCCTTGTCGGAGGATTGCTGGCCCTTTGGCTGTCCGGCGAATACCTGTCGGTTCCGGCGTCCGTGGGCTTCATCGCGCTGCTCGGCATCGCGGTGCTCAACGGCTTGGTGCTGGTCAGTCACTTCAACGAACTCCTCGCAAACGGGATGGCGGTTCGCGACGTCGTCTACGAAGGGGCCGTGCGCCGGCTGCGTCCGGTGATGATGACCGCCAGCATCGCCGCGTTCGGGCTTGTGCCGCTGCTGTTCGCCACGGGGCCTGGTTCGGAAATCCAGAAACCTCTGGCGATTGTCGTGATCGGCGGGCTCGTGAGCTCGACGGCGCTCACACTCATCCTGCTTCCCATCCTGTTCCGGCGCTTTGGCGTTGCGGACCTTTCATCCCGCACATCTGACGGAAAACTCTCATGGACCAATCCCTTTGCAAGCTCACGCTTGTCTGCCCCCCGGACAGCGCCGACCACATCGCCGAGCTGATGCTGAATTTCGAGCCGCCGCTGCCGGGATTCACGACGTGGGCTGCCGAAGGCCACGGTTTCGGTTTCGCCGACGCGACCGTCAGCGAGCGCGTGCGCGGGCGTGTGAAGCGCACCGTGATCGTGGCCGTGCTCGGCCGAGGCGCCGCCGCCGACGTTCTCGACCTAATCGAGCGAAAGGGCGCCGTCGCCCACCTCTCTTACTGGATCGAACCTGTCGATGGCTTTGGGCAGATGCAGCGGACTGACCCGACGCCAGAACAACGTGACGAGAAACCTAACCCCCAACCCAACCCGGAGGCCAAACAATGACCACCTACCGTCCAACCACACCCGTCAGCGCACGCCGGTTGCAGCCGCTCAGAGGAATGGTGCTCGCAGCGATGACCGCCGCTTTGCTCGGAGCGCCTGCATTCGTCCCGGAGGCACGCGCGGCGTCGTCTCAAACAGCGGCGGCTCAGCTTGAGCCCGCAAACTGGTTCGGCGCGAAGCGCAAGTCCAAGAAGACCAGCAACGTCAAAAGCAGCGATGCGAATGCCGGTCGAGGTAGCTGCTGGGAATACCGGCGCCATGGAGGGCGGTGGAAGCGAGTGAATGTCTGCTTCCTCGAAGGCAAATAGGCGGCTCGCGTTCCCCAAGCCGGTAAGGACCGTCCAAACGGGCTCTTACCGCCAAGCCGTTGGTCACGTGTGATCGCTTGTTGGCTTCCATGACCGGTGAAACGTC
This genomic window from Methyloceanibacter caenitepidi contains:
- a CDS encoding efflux RND transporter periplasmic adaptor subunit produces the protein MRVLPLMCVVIFTAVTACAASAETKTVTLSADQVRRLDIRVESVRPAEAETLATLPGTVIPPVNSRIVATAPFAGTLTQVHVLPGQRVSKGEAVASISSRDLLDVQSQLSQAEAELQMADAVARRKRLLVDKRFQNPVVAEEAEAQVAKIKAVIEQYRRTLALNGISLGADGAYSIPAAADGTVVEVNAMPGEMIEAMGPVVTIDTSDELWVEVQVPARLLPAIELGSAIQIAGGPKGRVVSIGKSLQGVTRSAILYAAVPSNSGLLAGQLVSVLLQKPADGGAFSVPSKAVARIDGQSAVFVRNDAGFAIAPVELRGKSTEAATIVGNIPSDAMVAASGLPELEQMLAGD
- a CDS encoding DUF3240 family protein, translating into MLNFEPPLPGFTTWAAEGHGFGFADATVSERVRGRVKRTVIVAVLGRGAAADVLDLIERKGAVAHLSYWIEPVDGFGQMQRTDPTPEQRDEKPNPQPNPEAKQ
- a CDS encoding efflux RND transporter permease subunit; translated protein: MLRRLIEFSLTQRVFMLLVYALVAAVGVYAFRTIPIDAFPDISPVQVKMILKAPGMTPEEVETRVITPIEMELLGIPGQTILRSSAKYGVADITLDFEEGTDLYWARQQVAERLAGVRADLPGSVTGGLAPISTPLSDVFMFTIEGGELSLEERRSLLDWTIRPALRTIPGVADVNALGGMVRTFEVAPNSAALADAGLGVSDLAAAIEASNRNDGAGRLSEGEKALVVRSEGAITTPKDLEQIVLKMDGARVLRLGDVATVGIGNLTRYGAVTENGNDEAVQGLVLSLRGADASAIVQAVRERLDELKPSFPPGVTIDVFYDRSDLISSAVGTVTKALLEATVLVVILLVAFLGNLRAAFVVALTLPFAALLTFVMMRLFGMTANLMSLGGLAIAIGLIVDAAVVVVENTVERLQHAKPDSKIPKLNEVYRAASEVATPVTAGIIIICLVFLPLLSLSGLEGKLFGPVALTMIMALSGSLVLSLTLIPVLSSFVLKSGAHAEPWLVRMMTRGYRALLKACLRFPLPVYLLAAAGLAALVVAYGAIGKTFMPTMDEGNVIMQITKHPSINLQASIDGDLSIQRALKEKVPEVERIVARVGSDELGLDPMGLNETDMFLVLKPKDEWRVPDKQWLVEQLRTAMADLPGYEFAFTQPIEMRTAEMLTGSRGDLAVKIFGPDLQVLSDISAKIQSTLRGVPGAAEVSTVANDSVDYMQIAVDRLASGRTGLSVTRLQDELRSVIEGAPVGLVAEPGRRTNIVIRGSETVREDPDIFAMTQFAAGDGGLVRVGDVAQLERVAGPIKISRENASRFAVVQAYVTGRDLVGFVEEAQRAVAEKVQLPQGYRLVWGGQFENQRRAATRLSIVIPIALVLIFGVLFATLRSMRQSLLILANVPFALVGGLLALWLSGEYLSVPASVGFIALLGIAVLNGLVLVSHFNELLANGMAVRDVVYEGAVRRLRPVMMTASIAAFGLVPLLFATGPGSEIQKPLAIVVIGGLVSSTALTLILLPILFRRFGVADLSSRTSDGKLSWTNPFASSRLSAPRTAPTTSPS